In the Nitrospirota bacterium genome, one interval contains:
- the hemN gene encoding oxygen-independent coproporphyrinogen III oxidase, translating into MGNKTEIKVDINTLLKYDKAGPRYTSYPTAPVWNEEFGPEKFRDKLIETNREDSTSPLSLYFHIPFCHSLCFYCGCNSIITRKKGHAGEYISHLKREMENISRLVNRDRRVVQLHWGGGSPDFLSPSEMMELYGYIAENFTIDADAEAGVELDPRETTFEHVNTLKGLGFNRISMGIQDFNPRVQEAVNRIQSEETSEIMVKWCRDLGFESINVDLIYGLPFQTAFSFSETVDKVIAINPERIAVFNYAHVPWMKKSQKMIHEEDLPKGREKLEILKMVIEKFTGAGYVYIGMDHFAKPDDELCIAQRDKTLYRNFQGYTTKAGCDLLGFGMTSISMVGNCYAQNLKAIKEYYTAVNAGIMATHRGYELTDDDLLRRYVITRLMCDFELRKHAVEDKYGIKFNDYFSNELKRLEAFQADGLLRLSPDRIEISDSGRILIRNIAMIFDAHLNAPGREMKFSRTI; encoded by the coding sequence ATGGGAAATAAGACTGAAATAAAAGTAGACATTAACACCCTCCTGAAGTATGACAAGGCTGGCCCTCGCTATACGAGTTATCCTACGGCACCTGTCTGGAATGAGGAGTTTGGTCCGGAAAAGTTCAGGGATAAGCTTATTGAAACGAACAGGGAAGACAGCACCTCTCCTTTGTCATTATATTTTCATATCCCATTCTGCCACTCACTCTGCTTCTATTGCGGATGCAATTCAATCATTACGAGGAAAAAAGGACATGCCGGGGAGTATATCTCGCATCTTAAGAGGGAGATGGAAAATATATCGCGCCTTGTCAATCGGGATAGAAGAGTCGTTCAGCTTCACTGGGGCGGAGGCAGCCCTGACTTTCTGAGTCCTTCAGAGATGATGGAATTGTATGGATATATAGCAGAAAACTTTACAATTGATGCTGATGCAGAGGCAGGGGTTGAACTCGATCCGCGTGAGACCACGTTTGAGCATGTGAATACATTGAAAGGGCTTGGCTTCAACCGTATCAGCATGGGTATTCAGGATTTCAACCCAAGGGTACAGGAGGCTGTTAACAGGATACAGAGTGAAGAGACATCAGAAATAATGGTCAAGTGGTGCAGGGATCTCGGATTTGAAAGTATTAATGTAGACTTGATTTATGGACTTCCATTCCAGACTGCATTTTCATTTTCTGAGACGGTTGACAAGGTCATCGCCATAAATCCTGAAAGAATAGCGGTATTTAATTATGCCCACGTCCCTTGGATGAAGAAGAGTCAGAAGATGATACATGAGGAAGACCTTCCTAAAGGGAGGGAAAAACTCGAGATACTCAAGATGGTCATAGAGAAATTTACAGGTGCAGGATATGTCTATATAGGCATGGATCATTTTGCCAAGCCAGACGACGAGTTATGCATTGCGCAGAGGGATAAGACACTGTACAGGAATTTTCAGGGCTATACAACAAAGGCCGGATGCGACCTCCTCGGTTTTGGTATGACTTCGATAAGTATGGTCGGTAATTGCTATGCACAGAACCTCAAGGCAATTAAAGAGTATTACACTGCCGTCAATGCCGGAATAATGGCAACTCACAGGGGCTATGAGCTGACAGATGATGACCTCCTGAGGAGATATGTTATTACCAGGTTGATGTGTGACTTTGAACTGAGAAAGCATGCTGTCGAAGATAAATACGGAATCAAATTCAATGACTACTTTAGCAATGAATTAAAGAGACTTGAGGCATTTCAGGCAGATGGATTATTGAGACTGAGTCCCGACAGGATAGAAATATCAGACTCCGGACGCATCCTCATCAGAAATATCGCAATGATATTCGATGCGCATCTTAACGCACCTGGCAGAGAGATGAAATTCTCACGGACGATATGA
- the hemH gene encoding ferrochelatase, which produces MTGRVPTTAVLLINMGGPDSLEAVEPFLYNLFSDPDIMGYNKALAPLTKVLARYIARKRAPKAKKYYSLIGGKSPIVKLTMQQGKALEEALQEHGNIWVFVSMRYCHPTIEEAVTDMLEFPLTKLIVLPLYPQYSVTTTGSGFNEFKRVLKGIGTPTIEIRYINDWYDNPSYIDAVCETIENTAALHKLDIHKIPIVFSAHGLPMKFIRRGDPYAKQVEKSVELVTGKLGNLKNCHLSYQSRVGPLKWLGPSTDEVLQRLGKDGIKDVVLAPISFVSDHVETLYEMDILYKEKARDYGITNFYRVPALNDSPMLIDALKEMVLTACIPPSNPFF; this is translated from the coding sequence ATGACTGGCCGCGTACCCACTACAGCAGTCCTTTTGATAAATATGGGCGGTCCTGACTCCCTTGAGGCTGTTGAACCATTCCTGTATAACCTTTTTTCCGACCCTGATATCATGGGCTACAACAAGGCGTTAGCCCCCCTGACAAAGGTCCTGGCCAGATACATTGCGCGGAAAAGGGCCCCGAAGGCAAAAAAATATTACAGTTTGATCGGGGGTAAATCACCTATTGTGAAACTTACCATGCAGCAGGGAAAGGCGCTTGAAGAGGCGCTTCAGGAACATGGAAATATCTGGGTCTTTGTTTCCATGCGCTACTGTCACCCGACGATAGAAGAGGCCGTTACGGATATGCTTGAATTTCCATTGACGAAACTAATAGTGCTGCCGCTGTACCCACAATATTCGGTTACAACCACCGGATCTGGATTCAATGAGTTTAAACGGGTTTTAAAAGGGATAGGCACTCCTACTATCGAAATTCGTTATATCAATGACTGGTATGATAACCCCTCATATATAGATGCCGTGTGTGAGACTATAGAGAATACTGCCGCTTTACATAAGCTTGATATCCATAAGATACCAATCGTTTTTAGCGCACATGGTTTACCAATGAAATTTATCAGACGAGGTGACCCGTATGCCAAACAGGTAGAAAAGAGTGTTGAGCTGGTAACCGGGAAGCTTGGGAACCTGAAGAATTGCCATCTCTCATATCAGAGCCGAGTGGGGCCATTGAAATGGCTTGGGCCATCAACTGATGAAGTATTGCAAAGGCTCGGGAAGGACGGGATAAAAGATGTTGTTTTAGCACCTATAAGCTTCGTGTCTGACCATGTTGAGACCCTTTATGAGATGGATATCCTTTATAAGGAAAAGGCAAGGGACTACGGGATCACAAACTTCTACAGGGTACCAGCCCTGAATGACTCTCCAATGTTGATTGATGCATTGAAGGAAATGGTACTTACAGCATGTATTCCCCCATCAAACCCATTTTTCTGA